Proteins from a single region of Streptosporangiales bacterium:
- a CDS encoding FAD-dependent monooxygenase — protein sequence MLEDVSSHAQVEAARTDPIRVLIVGADVAGLTLAQLLRRAGLHPVLVERGDEGTDAGYMLALLPLATPVIDDLGLLDEFRAHTIEFDRYVIRTHRGATNKEYSMSGLLSRYGEYRGISRGELMRLFATVGGTVTYRTTATAIEQPEHGPARVTLTTEGTSLTAEFDLVVVADGLHSTTRKLAVPHAELDEVDTGWGGWVVWTPPFPDATTLGEEVWGAGAFVGSYPVAGQNGVIVAGPNDRTRSGPAEFVARLRRELRHVDGRLDAILTAVAAADDPYYWYLTDCRTSSWRGRRVVLLGDAAVGFLPTAGIGACMAIESAWVLSRRLGTASATKVPSTLAAFEAAQRPRVEAAQQNSRQLANLMFNSSRTVAVLRDVATRLVPLQVALRPIRTLLETAPSV from the coding sequence ATGCTCGAGGATGTCTCCAGTCACGCGCAGGTCGAGGCCGCGCGCACCGACCCGATACGCGTGCTCATCGTCGGGGCCGACGTGGCCGGGCTGACGCTGGCCCAGCTGCTGCGCCGCGCGGGACTGCACCCGGTGCTCGTCGAGCGCGGGGACGAGGGCACCGACGCCGGGTACATGCTGGCCCTGCTGCCGTTGGCCACACCGGTCATCGACGACCTCGGACTGCTCGACGAGTTCCGCGCCCACACCATCGAGTTCGACAGGTACGTCATCCGCACCCACCGTGGTGCGACGAACAAGGAGTACTCGATGTCCGGCCTGCTGAGCCGGTACGGCGAATACCGCGGCATCAGCAGGGGCGAGCTGATGCGGCTATTCGCCACCGTGGGCGGCACGGTGACCTACCGGACCACGGCGACCGCGATCGAGCAGCCCGAGCACGGCCCGGCGCGGGTCACGCTCACCACCGAGGGGACGAGCCTGACGGCGGAGTTCGACCTCGTCGTGGTCGCCGACGGGCTGCACTCCACGACCAGGAAGCTGGCCGTGCCGCACGCCGAGCTGGACGAGGTCGACACCGGCTGGGGCGGCTGGGTGGTCTGGACGCCGCCGTTCCCCGACGCCACCACCCTCGGCGAGGAGGTCTGGGGCGCCGGGGCGTTCGTCGGCAGCTACCCGGTCGCCGGCCAGAACGGCGTCATCGTCGCCGGGCCGAACGACCGGACGCGCTCCGGGCCGGCCGAGTTCGTCGCACGACTGCGCCGCGAGCTGCGGCACGTAGACGGGCGGCTGGACGCCATCCTCACCGCCGTCGCGGCGGCCGACGACCCGTACTACTGGTATCTCACCGACTGCCGCACCAGCAGCTGGCGGGGCCGACGCGTCGTGCTGCTCGGCGATGCAGCGGTCGGCTTCCTGCCGACTGCGGGCATCGGCGCGTGCATGGCGATTGAGTCTGCCTGGGTGCTCAGCCGGCGGCTCGGTACGGCCTCGGCGACGAAGGTTCCCAGCACGCTCGCCGCGTTCGAGGCTGCGCAGCGCCCGCGGGTGGAGGCTGCGCAGCAGAACTCACGGCAGCTGGCGAACCTTATGTTCAACAGCAGCAGGACGGTTGCGGTGCTGCGTGACGTGGCGACCAGGCTCGTACCGTTGCAGGTGGCGCTGCGCCCGATCCGCACCTTGCTCGAGACCGCGCCAAGTGTGTGA
- a CDS encoding amidase has translation MTELCDRPAVELRHLLLAKDVSAREVLDAHLQRIAEVNPTVNAIVTSTAERAMERAQQVDDASARSGEPVGTLHGLPVAHKDLVETRGIRTTYGCAVYADHVPDVDALLVERYRDAGAVLVGKTNTPEFGAGSHTRNAVFGVTANPFDPSRSAGGSSGGAAAALATGMLPIADGSDMGGSLRNPASFCDVVGLRPSYGLVPNWPAATAFFPYVTLGGMGRTAADVALQLQVLAAPDARGPVHMPSAAQFAQPLDRDFTGVVVAVDADLDGLPVDADVAGVFAGVVPELETLGMVVRESTPGWADADDAFLTWRGWYQAFTLGDLVDAHPDEVGPNIRWNVDQGRQVTAADLMRAERQRMAVFHRVREFLTEHEFLVCPVNQVAPFDADLWHPTDVAGEPVRHYLDWMRACSRVTVASLPAASVPFGYTDAGLPVGVQVVGRPGADLEVLRFAHALSARTTRRRPAVLGVAG, from the coding sequence GTGACCGAACTGTGCGACCGCCCCGCCGTAGAGCTGCGGCACCTGTTGCTGGCCAAGGACGTCTCCGCGCGTGAGGTGCTCGATGCGCACCTGCAACGGATCGCCGAGGTGAACCCGACGGTCAACGCGATCGTGACGTCGACGGCCGAGCGGGCGATGGAGCGGGCGCAGCAGGTGGACGACGCGTCCGCGCGTAGTGGGGAACCGGTAGGCACGCTGCACGGGTTGCCGGTCGCGCACAAGGACCTCGTCGAGACCCGTGGCATCCGCACGACCTACGGGTGTGCGGTGTACGCCGACCACGTGCCCGACGTCGATGCGCTGCTCGTCGAGCGCTACCGCGACGCGGGTGCCGTGCTCGTCGGCAAGACCAACACCCCGGAGTTCGGGGCCGGGTCGCACACCAGGAACGCGGTCTTCGGTGTGACCGCCAACCCGTTCGACCCGAGCCGCAGCGCGGGCGGCAGCAGCGGGGGCGCGGCGGCCGCCCTGGCGACCGGCATGCTGCCGATCGCGGACGGCTCCGACATGGGTGGCTCGCTGCGCAACCCGGCGTCGTTCTGCGACGTGGTCGGGTTGCGCCCGTCGTACGGGCTGGTGCCGAACTGGCCGGCCGCCACGGCGTTCTTCCCGTACGTGACGCTCGGCGGGATGGGTCGTACCGCGGCGGACGTCGCGCTGCAGCTGCAGGTGCTGGCCGCACCGGACGCGCGTGGGCCGGTGCACATGCCGTCGGCCGCACAGTTCGCGCAGCCGCTGGACCGCGACTTCACCGGCGTCGTGGTGGCGGTGGACGCCGACCTCGACGGGTTGCCGGTCGACGCGGACGTCGCCGGTGTCTTCGCAGGGGTCGTGCCGGAGCTCGAGACGCTCGGCATGGTCGTACGCGAGAGCACACCGGGATGGGCGGACGCCGACGACGCGTTCCTGACCTGGCGCGGCTGGTACCAGGCGTTCACGCTCGGCGACCTGGTCGACGCCCACCCGGACGAGGTCGGCCCGAACATCAGGTGGAACGTCGACCAGGGTCGGCAGGTTACGGCGGCCGACCTGATGCGCGCCGAGCGACAGCGGATGGCGGTGTTCCACCGTGTACGCGAGTTCCTCACCGAGCACGAGTTCCTCGTCTGCCCGGTCAACCAGGTCGCCCCGTTCGACGCGGACCTGTGGCACCCGACCGACGTCGCCGGCGAGCCGGTGCGGCACTACCTCGACTGGATGCGCGCCTGTTCCCGGGTCACCGTCGCGAGCCTGCCGGCCGCGTCCGTGCCGTTCGGCTACACCGACGCCGGCCTGCCCGTCGGGGTGCAGGTCGTCGGTCGTCCTGGCGCCGATCTCGAGGTGCTGCGGTTCGCGCACGCCCTGTCGGCACGGACCACGCGGCGCCGGCCGGCCGTGCTCGGCGTGGCCGGCTAG
- a CDS encoding diaminopropionate ammonia-lyase → MVVNPYATEVQALDVATVELVSAFHRSLPGYAVTPLVEAPALAAELGVGEVWVKDESSRLGMPSFKILGASWATYRAFCARAGLDHTAGRGVDELRMALRALPPLTLVAATDGNHGRAVARMAGLLGLAAHILVPQDMVAARVEALEGEGARVTVVPGTYDEAVARSAELADDTHVVVSDTSWDGYREVPAWVIDGYATIAAEVEGQLAERRATPPTVVAAQIGVGAFAAAMVRGFVPGGARVVGAEPTKAACAQASIEAGELTQVGGALDSIMAGLNCGTPSPIAWPHLRAGVTAFGAVDDADAADAMRELAAAGVVSGESGAAGLAGVRVFADQLQLSSDDRVLVVSTEGATNPDAYQRIVGGAAQS, encoded by the coding sequence CTGGTGGTCAACCCGTACGCCACCGAGGTGCAGGCACTCGACGTCGCGACCGTCGAACTGGTGTCGGCGTTCCACCGCAGCCTGCCCGGTTACGCGGTGACCCCGCTCGTCGAGGCGCCGGCACTGGCCGCGGAGCTCGGTGTCGGCGAGGTCTGGGTGAAGGACGAGTCGAGCCGCCTCGGGATGCCGTCGTTCAAGATCCTCGGCGCGTCCTGGGCGACCTACCGCGCGTTCTGCGCACGCGCCGGCCTCGACCACACCGCCGGTCGCGGTGTCGACGAGCTGCGTATGGCACTGCGCGCGTTGCCGCCGCTCACGCTCGTCGCCGCGACCGACGGCAACCACGGCCGGGCGGTGGCGCGGATGGCCGGGCTGCTCGGCCTGGCGGCGCACATCCTGGTGCCACAGGACATGGTCGCCGCGCGCGTCGAGGCACTGGAGGGCGAGGGCGCGCGGGTGACCGTCGTGCCCGGCACCTACGACGAGGCGGTGGCGCGGTCGGCCGAGCTGGCCGACGACACGCACGTGGTCGTCTCCGACACGTCCTGGGACGGATATCGCGAGGTACCCGCCTGGGTGATCGACGGGTACGCCACGATCGCGGCGGAGGTCGAGGGCCAGCTCGCCGAGCGGCGCGCGACGCCGCCGACCGTCGTCGCCGCGCAGATCGGCGTCGGTGCCTTCGCCGCCGCCATGGTCCGCGGTTTCGTGCCGGGCGGTGCGCGGGTAGTCGGCGCGGAGCCGACGAAGGCCGCCTGCGCGCAGGCGAGCATCGAGGCGGGCGAGCTGACCCAGGTCGGCGGTGCCCTGGACTCGATCATGGCCGGGCTGAACTGCGGCACACCGTCACCGATCGCCTGGCCGCACCTGCGCGCCGGGGTCACTGCGTTCGGTGCCGTGGACGACGCCGACGCGGCGGACGCCATGCGCGAGCTGGCCGCCGCCGGCGTGGTCTCGGGGGAGAGCGGAGCTGCGGGCCTCGCCGGCGTGCGCGTCTTCGCGGACCAGCTGCAGCTGAGCTCCGACGACCGGGTGCTCGTCGTGTCCACCGAGGGCGCGACCAACCCGGACGCGTACCAGCGGATCGTCGGCGGCGCCGCGCAGTCCTGA
- a CDS encoding YgeY family selenium metabolism-linked hydrolase, translating into MSSSASIDYQAVDDLLFRLVGARSYSTEESAAAAVLRDELTRLGFTVEVDDIGNVIGTLRLGDGPTVLLDSHLDTVVVVDPAEWTRKPDGEVVGDRVYGRGTVDMKGPLAACLHGVAALRDLDVGTIVVSGSVAEELVEGPALVRVAERVRPDYVVICEATACKVAKGQRGRAEVRIEVEGTSCHSAHPRAGLNAAEVMADVVTALRAIEPPTHPSLGDGILVLTDVLSAPYPGLSVVPERCVATYDRRTLVGETEEDVLAPVRAVVDEVAARWGTTATVGIAADDYTAYTGVQVQAPNFAPAWLTDEDTPIVTAAVDGLQAAGLPAVVGHYKFCTNGSGTAGHLGIPTIGHGPGEEDQAHTVDESIALDDLHAGAQGYAAIVAALLRQEVAR; encoded by the coding sequence ATGTCCAGCTCTGCCTCGATCGACTACCAGGCGGTCGACGACCTGTTGTTTCGCCTGGTCGGCGCACGCAGCTACTCCACCGAGGAGAGCGCGGCGGCGGCCGTGCTCCGCGACGAGCTCACCCGGCTCGGGTTCACCGTGGAGGTGGACGACATCGGCAACGTCATCGGCACTCTGCGCCTGGGCGACGGTCCGACGGTGCTGCTCGACTCGCACCTGGACACGGTGGTGGTGGTGGACCCGGCCGAGTGGACCCGCAAGCCGGACGGCGAGGTCGTCGGCGACCGGGTGTACGGGCGCGGCACGGTCGACATGAAAGGACCGCTCGCGGCCTGCCTGCACGGCGTCGCCGCGCTGCGCGACCTGGACGTCGGCACCATCGTGGTCTCCGGCAGCGTCGCCGAGGAGCTGGTCGAGGGCCCCGCGCTCGTTCGCGTCGCAGAGCGGGTGCGGCCGGACTACGTGGTGATCTGCGAGGCGACCGCATGCAAGGTGGCCAAGGGCCAGCGCGGCCGCGCCGAGGTGCGGATCGAGGTCGAGGGCACGTCGTGCCACTCCGCGCACCCGCGGGCGGGCCTGAACGCCGCGGAGGTGATGGCGGACGTCGTCACCGCGCTGCGCGCGATCGAGCCGCCGACGCACCCGAGCCTCGGCGACGGCATCCTGGTGCTCACCGACGTGCTGTCCGCCCCGTACCCGGGGCTGTCCGTCGTGCCAGAACGGTGCGTCGCGACGTACGACCGCCGCACGCTCGTGGGGGAGACCGAGGAGGACGTCCTCGCGCCCGTGCGCGCGGTGGTCGACGAGGTCGCCGCACGGTGGGGCACGACGGCGACGGTCGGCATCGCCGCCGACGACTACACCGCCTACACCGGCGTCCAGGTGCAGGCGCCGAACTTCGCACCGGCGTGGCTGACCGACGAGGACACACCGATCGTCACGGCGGCCGTCGACGGTCTGCAGGCGGCCGGGCTGCCTGCGGTCGTCGGGCACTACAAGTTCTGCACCAACGGATCAGGCACCGCGGGACACCTCGGCATCCCGACCATCGGCCACGGGCCGGGCGAGGAAGACCAGGCACACACCGTCGACGAGTCGATCGCACTCGACGACCTGCACGCCGGCGCACAGGGCTACGCCGCGATCGTCGCCGCCCTGCTGCGGCAGGAGGTGGCCAGGTGA
- a CDS encoding amidohydrolase family protein — translation MVVSTQPWRWSAVDAELVITGADVVGGAWMRRADVAVTGDRIVAVAADLPLTSARERIDGSGLLLAPGFVDLHAHSCLRVFDDPLLTPKLAQGFTTELTCPDGLGPAPVRPELVATRRQYLQALEPSTEAPWDWQSQADFLAAVDAARPAANLVACVPHSAVRELAVGHGDRPADARETAQMQELVRAGFEAGARALSFGLIYAPGLYADTAELVALAEVAAAYGAPLVPHVRNEAGGVLDAVGEFVKVAERTGAPLHVSHVKLVGRPDLLTDLVDLLTRASDCIDLTFDQYPYGAGSTLLAALLPPYAFEGGPIATLARLRDRAERHRMARDMERGLPGWENLYAACGPAGITVTQAAGCRAHDVGRSVADITAATGSEPVLAVLNLLAETDLDAGMIDHYAAESVVREIFTHPAALVGSDGVFHPHPHPRLYGTAAKVLGRYALRDRLIDVPEAVARLATRPARLLGLTDRGRVAEGLRADLVLLDPHEYVDVAGYDDPHRTPPGVTAVFVGGRPVLRDGRHTQERPGAVTRTPRDR, via the coding sequence ATGGTGGTGTCCACGCAGCCGTGGAGGTGGAGTGCAGTGGACGCCGAGCTGGTGATCACCGGCGCCGACGTCGTCGGCGGCGCCTGGATGCGCAGGGCGGACGTCGCGGTGACCGGCGACCGGATCGTCGCCGTCGCCGCGGACCTGCCGCTCACCTCGGCGCGCGAACGCATCGACGGCAGCGGCCTGCTGCTCGCCCCGGGGTTCGTCGACCTGCACGCGCACAGCTGCCTGCGGGTGTTCGACGACCCGCTGCTGACGCCGAAGCTGGCCCAGGGCTTCACCACCGAGCTGACCTGCCCGGACGGTCTCGGTCCAGCCCCCGTACGCCCGGAGCTCGTCGCCACCCGCCGGCAGTACCTGCAGGCACTCGAGCCGAGCACGGAGGCGCCCTGGGACTGGCAGAGCCAGGCGGACTTCCTCGCGGCCGTGGACGCGGCGCGACCGGCCGCGAACCTCGTCGCCTGCGTGCCGCACAGCGCGGTACGGGAGCTCGCCGTCGGGCACGGTGACCGGCCCGCCGACGCCAGGGAGACGGCGCAGATGCAGGAACTGGTCCGCGCCGGGTTCGAGGCCGGCGCGCGTGCGCTCTCCTTCGGCCTGATCTACGCGCCCGGCCTGTACGCGGACACCGCGGAGCTGGTTGCGCTGGCCGAGGTGGCGGCCGCGTACGGCGCACCGCTCGTGCCGCACGTACGCAACGAGGCCGGCGGGGTGCTCGACGCGGTCGGCGAGTTCGTCAAGGTCGCCGAGCGCACGGGTGCGCCGCTGCACGTCTCCCATGTAAAGCTGGTCGGCCGCCCCGACCTGCTCACCGACCTGGTCGACCTGCTGACCCGGGCGAGCGACTGCATCGACCTCACCTTCGACCAGTACCCGTACGGCGCGGGGAGCACCCTGCTCGCCGCGCTGCTGCCGCCGTACGCCTTCGAAGGCGGGCCGATCGCGACGCTGGCCAGGCTCCGTGACCGTGCGGAACGGCACCGGATGGCGCGCGACATGGAACGCGGCCTGCCCGGCTGGGAGAACCTGTACGCCGCGTGCGGACCGGCCGGCATCACCGTCACCCAGGCGGCCGGCTGCCGGGCGCACGACGTCGGTAGGTCGGTCGCCGACATCACCGCGGCGACCGGCAGCGAGCCCGTGCTGGCTGTGCTCAACCTGCTCGCCGAGACCGACCTCGACGCCGGCATGATCGACCACTACGCCGCCGAGTCGGTGGTCAGGGAGATCTTCACCCACCCCGCGGCACTGGTCGGCTCCGACGGCGTCTTCCACCCGCACCCACACCCACGGCTGTACGGCACAGCGGCCAAGGTGCTCGGCCGGTACGCGCTGCGTGACCGGTTGATCGACGTACCCGAAGCGGTCGCGCGGTTGGCGACCAGGCCGGCTCGGTTGCTCGGGCTGACCGACCGCGGCCGCGTGGCCGAGGGGCTGCGTGCCGACCTGGTGCTCCTCGACCCGCACGAGTACGTCGACGTCGCCGGCTACGACGACCCGCACCGCACCCCACCCGGCGTCACGGCGGTGTTCGTCGGCGGCCGGCCGGTGCTGCGCGACGGCCGGCACACCCAGGAGCGTCCTGGTGCCGTCACCCGCACCCCGCGGGACCGATAA
- a CDS encoding UTRA domain-containing protein, with product MSAMTTPETLARRPRLRRSDEIRDAIVHELLLSGEVPPGRRLPTEADLCRRYDASRVTVRAALRSLQEAGFIAIRQGQGSTVLPRPHGLSSGLDRLSSFETFAADQGAVVTSADLEITERELDAEEAARLEREPGTQTLVMRRVKVYDGQPVGWIVDYVPVGVLPFAAIRDEFAGSVLDVLLAHADLEVEYSDCDVTATGLPRQVAALLGKKSGVPALYLDELTRTRTGEIVNWSQAWLLPEHFSFTVRRRKQFT from the coding sequence ATGAGTGCCATGACCACCCCGGAGACGCTCGCGCGACGGCCGCGGCTGCGGCGTAGCGACGAGATCCGCGACGCGATCGTGCACGAGCTGCTGCTCAGCGGAGAGGTGCCACCGGGCCGGCGGCTGCCGACGGAGGCGGACCTGTGCCGCCGCTACGACGCGTCCCGGGTGACGGTGCGGGCGGCGCTGCGCAGCCTGCAGGAGGCCGGTTTCATCGCGATCAGGCAGGGACAGGGCTCGACCGTGCTCCCCCGCCCGCACGGCCTGTCGTCCGGGCTGGACCGGTTGAGCTCGTTCGAGACGTTCGCCGCGGACCAGGGCGCGGTGGTGACGAGTGCCGACCTGGAGATCACCGAACGCGAGCTGGACGCCGAGGAGGCGGCCAGGCTGGAGCGGGAGCCGGGGACGCAGACGCTGGTGATGCGCCGGGTGAAGGTCTACGACGGCCAGCCGGTGGGCTGGATCGTCGACTACGTACCCGTCGGCGTGCTGCCGTTCGCCGCGATCCGCGACGAGTTCGCCGGCTCGGTGCTCGACGTCCTGCTCGCCCACGCAGACCTGGAGGTGGAGTACAGCGACTGCGACGTAACAGCGACCGGCCTCCCCCGCCAGGTCGCGGCGCTGCTCGGCAAGAAGTCCGGCGTCCCCGCCCTGTACCTCGACGAGCTAACCCGCACCCGAACCGGCGAAATAGTGAACTGGAGCCAAGCCTGGCTCCTCCCCGAACACTTCTCCTTCACCGTCCGCCGCCGCAAACAGTTCACCTGA
- a CDS encoding YtxH domain-containing protein produces the protein MRYKLTFAVGVAVGFVLGARAGRERYDQIVRTAQSFVENPSVQETAGLVGAKASDFVGKTGRKVSAKVGDKLPFGHSSSPYEPPNSSSQN, from the coding sequence ATGCGTTACAAGCTCACTTTCGCGGTCGGGGTGGCGGTCGGCTTCGTGCTCGGTGCCAGGGCCGGGCGCGAGCGCTATGACCAGATCGTGCGGACGGCGCAGTCGTTCGTGGAGAACCCGTCCGTACAGGAGACCGCGGGTCTGGTGGGTGCCAAGGCCAGCGACTTCGTCGGCAAGACCGGCCGGAAGGTGTCGGCGAAGGTCGGCGACAAGCTCCCGTTCGGCCACTCGTCGAGCCCCTACGAGCCGCCGAACAGCAGCAGCCAGAACTAG
- a CDS encoding alcohol dehydrogenase catalytic domain-containing protein, whose protein sequence is MRAIVYEAFDGPLEVRDVPAPTPTPDGAVVRVEASGLCRSDWHGWRGHDPDVEVPHVPGHEFAGVVETVGPYVRGWSPGARVTTPFVCGCGRCAACQRGQHQVCVAQTQPGFTHWGSFAEYVLVEHADVNLVALPDELSAVTAASLGCRYATAWRAVVQQGDVAPGEWVAVYGCGGVGLSAVQIAVAAGARVVAVDVSADALALARELGADVGVDAAAVDSAADAVREHTGGGAHLSLDALGSAQTCASSIESLRTQGRHVQVGLLPRVAGAPTVPMDVVIARELVVLGSHGLAAHAYPQRLAAVTAGRLRPDLLVRRTVTLAEACTALPALGDAPAAGVTVVDSF, encoded by the coding sequence ATGCGCGCGATCGTGTACGAGGCCTTCGACGGGCCGCTCGAGGTCAGGGACGTCCCAGCGCCCACCCCGACGCCGGACGGCGCGGTGGTGCGGGTGGAGGCGTCCGGGCTGTGCCGCAGCGACTGGCACGGCTGGCGCGGCCACGACCCGGACGTCGAGGTGCCGCACGTGCCCGGGCACGAGTTCGCCGGGGTCGTCGAGACCGTCGGCCCGTACGTCCGCGGCTGGTCGCCCGGCGCCCGGGTGACCACGCCGTTCGTCTGCGGCTGCGGCCGTTGCGCCGCCTGCCAGCGCGGCCAGCACCAGGTCTGCGTCGCGCAGACGCAGCCGGGGTTCACGCACTGGGGGTCGTTCGCCGAGTACGTGCTCGTCGAGCACGCCGACGTCAACCTGGTCGCGCTGCCCGACGAGCTGTCCGCGGTGACGGCCGCCAGCCTCGGCTGCCGGTACGCCACCGCCTGGCGCGCGGTCGTCCAGCAGGGCGACGTGGCGCCGGGGGAGTGGGTCGCCGTCTACGGCTGCGGCGGCGTGGGGCTGTCCGCCGTGCAGATCGCCGTCGCCGCCGGCGCCCGGGTCGTCGCCGTGGACGTCTCCGCCGACGCGCTCGCGCTGGCCAGGGAGCTGGGCGCCGACGTCGGCGTGGACGCGGCCGCCGTCGACTCCGCCGCCGACGCCGTCCGGGAGCACACCGGCGGCGGTGCGCACCTCTCGCTGGACGCCCTCGGCTCCGCGCAGACCTGTGCCAGCTCGATCGAGTCGCTACGCACCCAGGGCAGGCACGTCCAGGTCGGGCTGCTGCCGCGCGTAGCGGGCGCGCCGACAGTGCCGATGGACGTCGTGATCGCCAGGGAGCTGGTGGTGCTCGGCAGCCACGGCCTCGCCGCGCACGCCTACCCGCAGCGGCTCGCCGCGGTCACCGCCGGCCGGCTGCGGCCGGACCTGCTCGTCCGCCGCACCGTCACCCTGGCGGAGGCCTGCACCGCGCTGCCCGCACTCGGCGACGCCCCGGCCGCCGGCGTCACCGTCGTCGACAGCTTCTAG